One uncultured Draconibacterium sp. genomic window, CTCCATTAATTTACGTCCTGTACGCGGATCATCCAACTCGGGAAACTCTGCAAATATTTCCACTACTTCGTTAGCGCGTTCGCCGCAGGCAGCCACAACAATCATGTCGGCTTCTGCCTGTTTCATTAGTGCGTGTTGCAATACTGTTTTTCCTGTTCCAAACGGGCCGGGAATAAAACCTGTGCCGCCTTCAACAATTGGATTTAAACTGTCGATCACGCGAATTCCTGTTTCCAGAAAATCAAAAGGACGTGGTTTTTCAGAGTAGGTTCTTATTGGAATTTTTACAGGCCATTTCTGAACCATGCTTACTTCCAATTCAGTCCCTTTTTTATTCTCCAATACGGCAATGGTGTCGTAAATTTTATACTCGCCTTCTGGTTTTAATTCTTTTATTTTATACTCGCCTTTGAATTTAAACGGAACCATTATTTTATGTGGAATCCAGTTTTCGGTAACTTCTCCCAACCACGATCCGGCTTCAACTTCATCACCAATTTTAGCAAGTGGTTTAAACGGCCAGAGTTTGTCGATTTCAAGCGGGTGCGTGTAGTCGCCTTTTTGTAGAAATATCCCACTCATTTTGTCCAGATCGTGTTGCAGCCCATCAAAATTTTTCGAAAGTATTCCAGGCCCAAGTGTGGCTTCCAGCATGTGCCCGGTAAATTCGACCCGGGTTCCGGTTTTTAGTCCGCGTGTACTTTCAAATACTTGTATGTAAGCATTTTTTGAACCTATGCGGATTACCTCAGCCATTAGTTCCACACCTGCATGATTGATGTAGCAGATTTCGTTTTGCGAAACCGGACCATCCACCTCAACTATCACAAGGTTGGCAATAATTCCTGCAACTTTTCCAGTAGTACTCATTTTATCCTGTTTTTTTTATCAAACTAAATTCCGCCGGGAAATCGTAACTTGTTTTTAGATCGTTTATCAGTCGGTCTAATAATTGTTTTCCTGTTTCTGTATCCAGTTTCATCCATCGTTCCAAAATCAGAAGTTTTAGCACAAAACTTAAAATCTTCTCGATGGTGAAATAGTGGAAAAAAGTGTGTTCATCCAGGTAATTCCATCTGATTCCATCCAGTGTTTTTTCCTTTTCAATGGATGTCGCATCCGATTCAGCAATCCTGAAAATTTGATCGTTGTAGGGGAGTTCGTCGTCGAATAACTCATATTTTAGTTTTCGGTTAAGCAGAAGATGATACACTGAAACATTTTGCTGAACATTTAAAAGTTGTTCTTCCAAATCATACTTGTAACGAATGCAATTAAAGGCTGTTACTGTGTTTCTGATGTTTAATTCAAACAGAAACCAATTTTTCAGAAAGTGATTTTTAGTAGTTAGAACGTATTCGAAAAAGAGACCGTGAAGAATGTTCTCAGCTTCGATTGTATATTCTTTTGAACTTCTGTCTTTCATCCATTTTATAAATTCCTGCATGTATTGTGGCAGTGTACTTTCTTCCTCAAATGGTTGGAGTTCCTCTTCGAGTGTCATTTTTGAAAGTAAACCGGTTGAATCAAAAGGTTTATTTTGTTTGAAAAGAAGGTTAAGCAGGTTTTTATTGTCAAAGGGTAAAAAAAGGTATTCCACCAGTTTATAGTCCGAAGGACTCAGCTGGTGTTGAAGCTCTTCCCTGAAGTTCCGGCTATTTACAGCCAATTTGTTTTCGTTGAATAACAAATCGGGGAGTCCGGCAACCAAACAGTAATACTCTTTTTTTAGCATAACCGAATTTTAAACTGGTACTAATTAGTTAAATCCCGGTGTACTTATTGCATCAGTAAAATGGTCTTATCACAGTACTTGTATTGGTGTAACAAAATATTTTATTCTTGTTCAACGGATTCAAAAAGTAATCTTTTTGTTCTGTCTTTGAAGTAGCTTTTAAAATAGTTTTCAAAATCGTTATCGGTAAAGCTTAAAATGTAGCTTCCGTCCTGCGGGCCGATTTTAAAGCCTCTTTCCAATCTTGGATCAAAACTTACATCAACTCCCTTGTTTAGTATTTCATTTATTTTCGAATCGAAAAATGATGAAAACTCTTTTTCCTCTTTCTCCGGCAATAACACTTTTAAACTTAAATCAGCTGTGCTTTCGTTGTGCCAGTTATTCAATGTTGTAGCAATAATTTTTTTAACAAAATCTACATCGCTCATTGCGCCTTTTACCGGGGTGGCAATTTGAGCTGTTGTAATAATTTCAGTAACTTTTTGTTTTAGCGAACTTATAAATTGCCTGGCCGCTATTTGTATTTCAGTCTCCGTTTTTCGTGCAAGCTCGTCGGCTTGTTTTTGAGCTTCGGCAATAATATCGTCGTGTGTTTTTTGTGCCAAATGAATTATCTCGTCAGCTTTTGCCCGGGCATCGGAAATAATCCGATCGGCGTCGGCTTGTGCTTTTATAACTCCTTCGTTATAAATTTTTTCTGTTATTTCCTGAATTTTATCGGTCATTTTTTTTTGTTTTCTTGTTATATCGAAATCGGATCGTAATCCTGGCTCACGCCTCCAACAGTAAACACGGGCATTTGGCATCCATGAATAATTTTTGAGACAAACGTTCCAATTTTTTTACCTGTAAATTTCGATTCGTGATGGGTTCTGATAATTACCAGGTCAGGCTTTTCTTTGTCAATGTATTCCAGAATTGCAGCATGACTTTCCTTCCCATGAATTTTAAGAATTTTAATGTCGCATTTAACTCCTCTCTCTTCCAGCATTTGTCTTAAACTTTCGGCTTTTTTAAAGGCCAGACTTTTGGTTTCATTAATATCGGCATTGAGTGCAGAAACAATTTGAATTTGTGCATCCAGTTTTTTTGCAAAAAACGTAGCCCAGTACAAACGTTTTTTTGTTTGTTGCGAAATATCTATCGGGATAATGATTTTTTTAACTTCCTGCGCCGGAAAATCTTTGTTAATGGTTAGAACCGGACAATACGATTTACTTATGTATCTGTCGATATCCGATCTGGAAAGATCTTCAGCATTTTGTTTTTCACTTTTATCTATCAATACAAACTCGTGGCCACCGTGTTCCGATTCAGTAATAAGTCTGTCAACAACTTTCCTCTGGTTTATTCGCAAAATTATGTTATTCGGAATTTCCGATTGCAGGTGGTTTTTAATAAATTCAGTAAACCCGGTTAAGGCTTCCTGATGGCGGATTTTATTCTTTTTTGAGTTGGGATTAAGTGAGAATAGAGCAGATGATTTAAAGATTCCCATCAAAAAAATTCGCATACCGAGTTTTTTCTGGAAGAACAAAGCTTGTTTCAGAATCAGTTCTCCATTGCGATTTTGAGGGATGTGTGCCAGAATACTATTCGACCTGTACTTCATAGCTATTAAATTCTAATTCGTTTAACTACTTACGAAATTTCAGCACAGGCATTAGTTGCTTTTGTCTTTATACAATATACGAAAAATTGTGATTTTGTTTCACGATATATGTATAAAACATTTTAAATAAAGATGTTAAGTAAGATGTGAAATTATTCTTTTGGAGAAGATTTCTATTCTGGTTTTACTCTTTTAGGAGTCTTTTACCGACTTTAAAAGCTTCAGATGGATTTTGAACAAATAACTGATGAATATCGGGTTGGGTTAATCCCTTTTCGAGCAAAGCCGGAATAAGCAATTCCTCAATTCCGGTAAAACCATAAAAATCTCCTCCATTTGGTTCGCCGGGTTTGTACCAGCCCCCGTCATGAGAGAAGAGTAGCTTGCCGAGCAAACCGTGTTTTTTCATAAACAAAGCGAAGTCAACAAATTCATCCTGATTATCGGGTGTAAATTTGTCGAATGCAATCCACGCACCCAGTTTAGCTGCTTCCAGGTGTTTGTTGTTGTCTTTTTCGTTGTTGGAATGTGTCCAGATAAAAGCAGATGGGTGAACGCCATATTCTTTTAAAATTTCGAACTGCTGAAAGGCCGGAACTGCAGGCCCTGTATGCGACATAATAGTTAAACCTGTTGCTTTGTGCGTTATACATGCAGCTTCAACCACTTTTTTATTGATTTCTTTTAACGGGGCACGTTCAACGGCAATTTTTATAAATCCCGGGTAAATTCCGGTTCCTTCAATTCCATTCTGAGCTTGTTCAATCCAAAGATCGGCCATTTGCCGGGCCGTTTGAGTAAACGCATGTTGTGGCAGAAATTTGGCATTTACGGCACTGTAGTAGCCCACATTTGTAATAATCTGTATGCCTGATTTATCGGAAAGTAGTTTTAACAATTCCGGATCGCGGCCCAAATATTCCGGTGTACATTCCACCAGAGTTTTGTAGCCTAGTTTTTTTATTTCCAGAAGATAGGGCAACACTTTTTCAACCACCTCATTTTTATTCCAGCGATGATATCCGGTACTGTCGGCACCTATAAAATCAACCAGTAAATGTTCGTGATGCAGGGTTTTCCCGATTTCACTTGCCGGTATCGCGCCGTTAACTGTAATTACTTTTGATTCCTGCTGACCGCATGAAAAAAGAATCAGGATTGAAAGGAGTAGAAAAGGAATGGTTTTGAATGACATTTTGATGAATTTCTTCCGAAATTACAAAATCTATTTCTGTTTTGTTTTTTTTGCCACCAAAATTGCTCCTAAAAAAACAAGAAGTGCTCCAAATACTGTAATCAAAGAGAAACGTTCGTGCGCTACCCAGTCAACATTTAGCCAGGTAAGAATTCCCATGGTAATAAAGGTAATCATCGGGTTTAAGATGATTATAATACTTACCTTGTTTGCTTCGGTGTATTTCAAGGCTTTGGCCAGACAGGTGTAGGCAATTACAGTATTGGCACCTAAAAATGCAAGCAGCAACCACCAGTTAAAATTTAACTGCAAAAGAGGTTTTAACTGAATAGAAGGAGACAAGAGAATTACCGGAAGGCCAAACAAAAACAAATTCAGGCTGTTTGCCGAGTGATTTACAACCAGTTTTTTTTGTAATACTGCATACACCGACCAGGCAAGTGCTCCGGATATGGTTAGCAGAATTCCGGTTTGATAATTACCTTTTGTTTCGAAAAAGGCTCCAAGCTGATCGCTGTAAAAAAATGAAAATCCAATAATTGCAACAGCAAATCCAATAATTTGCCTGCTTTTTACTTTTTCCTTAAAAAGAACAAAACCGGCAGTGGCCAATAAAAGCGGCCCGGTTTGAATAAAAAGCTGTGCGTTACTTGGTGTTGTGTGATGAATACCCAGCATATAACCGGTATAATTCCACGTTAGAGCTATTGCCGCAAAAACGAGTAAAAGCGGTGGTTTAATAAGTATTCTAAATGTAGCCGGATGATTAAACGATTCCCAAATTGCCAGCAGCACAAAAGCAAATAAAAAGCGAAACCAAACCACTGTAAACGGATCGATCTCGCGAACGGCAACTTTTAAGGCAATGGCAAGAAATCCCCAAAAGAAAGCAGTAACTGAAGCGTAGATTATTCCTTTTGTGTGATTTTGCATGTATTTTACGAAAGTTGAAGAACGGACATAAGCCCTTGGTTAAGAAGCTGAATATATGCTGGTTCTATTGTTCCTAATTTGCCAATTACCAACTCTTTATCAATTGTTGCAAATTTGCCAATACGAACAATAGATGACTTTTTTAATCCATTTTCTTTAGAAGGAAGAACTTCGAAATCATTTTTCTCTTTCCAATGAAACTGGGTTGTGATAAAACAAACCGAGATGTCAACAGAAGAAGTACTGATAATCAGTGCCGGGCGTAATTTTTTTCCTGTTAAATCAGAAAATGGAAATGGGATAAGAACAATATCGCCTTTTTTCATTTTTTACTTGTATTTTTCTTTCAGGTCGTTGACAGAATACAAGTCTTCTTCATCTTTCAAATACTCAAATGTCTTTGAATCGGATGTAAGTTTTTGAATACCTTCCGTTAGAATTGAATCATCGATTTTGCTTAATAGAAAATCAACAAAATCTTCGACTTCCGAAAGCTTTGCATCCGGAAGTCGATTAATTTTATCAACCGTATTTTTTATTTTTATCTGACGATTCATGTTTGAAAAATTTAGAACAAAGATAGTTGCTAATAGTGACTATCGCAACTCAGCATCAAACTCGCGTGCAAAGGCAGCTATAAACCGTTGCATGGTTTTGTCGATTTGTTTGTCGTTTAACGTTTTATTGTCGTCGCGAAGAATAAAGCTTACGGCATACGATTTTTTGCCTGCCGGAACTCCTTTGCCTTCGTAAACGTCAAATAAATCCACATCGCGTAATAATTTGCGCTCCATTTTAAAAGCTGATTCTTTGATCTGGCTGAACTTAACCGACTTGTCGATCAACAATGCCAAATCACGACGAACGGCCTGGAATTTAGGAAGTTCCTCGAATGTTACTTTGTGCTTTTTCAATTCAACAAGCATTCTTCCCCAGTCAAAATCGGCATAGTAAACCGGATTTTCAATGCCAAACTTTTTTAGCCATTTGCCGGCAACGATTCCCAGTTCAAGAATTACTTTATTGTTTAACGAGTAGGCTAAACCTTCAGAATACAATTCGTTTTCAGTTTCCGAAATTTGCATCACATCCGATTTGAAACCCAGACGTTTCATAATATTTTCGGCATAAGATTTTAACACGTAAAACGAGGTGCCCTGCTCTTGTACAGCCCAGCTTTCAGCCTCTTTGTTACCGGTTATAAATAAGGCAAGATGTTCTTCTTCCCAGTAATTATTCGCCGGTTTATCTTTTAACTCGGTACCTTTGTAAAAATAGGTATTTCCGAACTCGTAAAACTTCAGGTTTTTATTCTGACGATTGGCATTGTAAGCAATACTTTCCAACCCTCCAAAAAGTAAAGTCTGGCGCATTCCGTTTAAATCGGCACTCAGCGGATTGAGCATTTTAACGGTTTGTTCCTCTTTGTAATCCTTTAAACCTTCGTAATAACTAGCTTTAGTTAGCGAGTTCGACCAGATTTCATTAAATCCCTGTGCTGTCAACATTTCTGCAGCCAGGTTTCGAACTTTATCCTTGTTTGGTTTTTCGGCAGTTTGCAACGAAGAGTTTACCAGGGTAGGAATTTCAATGTTGTTGTATCCGTAAATCCGAAGAATTTCTTCAATTACATCAGCCTCGCGTTTTACGTCAACGCGGTAAGGTGGAACCAGCAGCGAAAGGCCTGTTTCTGTTTCGTTTTCAATTTTTATTTCAAGCGAAGTGAGAATGTTTTTGATCATTTCCACACCCAAATCCTTACCAATTAAACGAGTAACGTTTGCATAGGTAATTTCAACTTTAAAATCTTCAATTGGTTCCGGATAAATATCCACAATTTCAGAAGAAATGGTTCCGCCGGCGATTTCTTTTATCAAAAGAGCAGCGCGCTTTAAGGCATAAATTACACCATTCGGATCAACTCCACGTTCGAAACGGAACGATGCATCGGTATTTAAACCATGGCGACGAGCAGTTTTGCGAATAAAAACCGGATCGAAACAGGCACTTTCAAGGAAAATACTTTTAGTAGAATTTTTAACTCCCGATTTAATTCCTCCAAAAACACCACCAATACACATGGCTTCTTCGGTATTGCAAATCATTAAGTCGGCAGCATCCAATTCACGTTCAACTTCGTCTAAAGTTGTAAATTTAGTTTGTGCAGGCATGGTTTTTACTACCACTTTGTTGCCGGTAATCTCAGCAGCATCAAATGCATGCAAAGGC contains:
- a CDS encoding DUF2764 family protein, whose protein sequence is MLKKEYYCLVAGLPDLLFNENKLAVNSRNFREELQHQLSPSDYKLVEYLFLPFDNKNLLNLLFKQNKPFDSTGLLSKMTLEEELQPFEEESTLPQYMQEFIKWMKDRSSKEYTIEAENILHGLFFEYVLTTKNHFLKNWFLFELNIRNTVTAFNCIRYKYDLEEQLLNVQQNVSVYHLLLNRKLKYELFDDELPYNDQIFRIAESDATSIEKEKTLDGIRWNYLDEHTFFHYFTIEKILSFVLKLLILERWMKLDTETGKQLLDRLINDLKTSYDFPAEFSLIKKTG
- a CDS encoding V-type ATP synthase subunit E — its product is MTDKIQEITEKIYNEGVIKAQADADRIISDARAKADEIIHLAQKTHDDIIAEAQKQADELARKTETEIQIAARQFISSLKQKVTEIITTAQIATPVKGAMSDVDFVKKIIATTLNNWHNESTADLSLKVLLPEKEEKEFSSFFDSKINEILNKGVDVSFDPRLERGFKIGPQDGSYILSFTDNDFENYFKSYFKDRTKRLLFESVEQE
- a CDS encoding universal stress protein, producing the protein MKYRSNSILAHIPQNRNGELILKQALFFQKKLGMRIFLMGIFKSSALFSLNPNSKKNKIRHQEALTGFTEFIKNHLQSEIPNNIILRINQRKVVDRLITESEHGGHEFVLIDKSEKQNAEDLSRSDIDRYISKSYCPVLTINKDFPAQEVKKIIIPIDISQQTKKRLYWATFFAKKLDAQIQIVSALNADINETKSLAFKKAESLRQMLEERGVKCDIKILKIHGKESHAAILEYIDKEKPDLVIIRTHHESKFTGKKIGTFVSKIIHGCQMPVFTVGGVSQDYDPISI
- a CDS encoding phosphotriesterase, which gives rise to MSFKTIPFLLLSILILFSCGQQESKVITVNGAIPASEIGKTLHHEHLLVDFIGADSTGYHRWNKNEVVEKVLPYLLEIKKLGYKTLVECTPEYLGRDPELLKLLSDKSGIQIITNVGYYSAVNAKFLPQHAFTQTARQMADLWIEQAQNGIEGTGIYPGFIKIAVERAPLKEINKKVVEAACITHKATGLTIMSHTGPAVPAFQQFEILKEYGVHPSAFIWTHSNNEKDNNKHLEAAKLGAWIAFDKFTPDNQDEFVDFALFMKKHGLLGKLLFSHDGGWYKPGEPNGGDFYGFTGIEELLIPALLEKGLTQPDIHQLFVQNPSEAFKVGKRLLKE
- a CDS encoding DMT family transporter; the protein is MQNHTKGIIYASVTAFFWGFLAIALKVAVREIDPFTVVWFRFLFAFVLLAIWESFNHPATFRILIKPPLLLVFAAIALTWNYTGYMLGIHHTTPSNAQLFIQTGPLLLATAGFVLFKEKVKSRQIIGFAVAIIGFSFFYSDQLGAFFETKGNYQTGILLTISGALAWSVYAVLQKKLVVNHSANSLNLFLFGLPVILLSPSIQLKPLLQLNFNWWLLLAFLGANTVIAYTCLAKALKYTEANKVSIIIILNPMITFITMGILTWLNVDWVAHERFSLITVFGALLVFLGAILVAKKTKQK
- a CDS encoding type II toxin-antitoxin system PemK/MazF family toxin — translated: MKKGDIVLIPFPFSDLTGKKLRPALIISTSSVDISVCFITTQFHWKEKNDFEVLPSKENGLKKSSIVRIGKFATIDKELVIGKLGTIEPAYIQLLNQGLMSVLQLS
- the pheT gene encoding phenylalanine--tRNA ligase subunit beta, which produces MKISYSWLKDYIKLEQSPEEICDILTQTGLEVGGLEEVETIKGGLQGLVIGEVVSCEAHPNSDHLSKTTVNVGGNELLPIVCGAPNVAAGQKVVVATVGTTLYDGDNEFQIKKSKIRGEVSMGMICAEDEIGLGTNHDGIMVLDEHAKVGTPAKDFFNVKSDWVIEIDLTPNRIDGASHIGVARDLAAFLKKTQDIEYTKPSVADFKVDNHDLEIPVEVANPEACPRYAGVTISNVEIKESPEWLQNRLKMIGLSPINNVVDITNYVLFETAQPLHAFDAAEITGNKVVVKTMPAQTKFTTLDEVERELDAADLMICNTEEAMCIGGVFGGIKSGVKNSTKSIFLESACFDPVFIRKTARRHGLNTDASFRFERGVDPNGVIYALKRAALLIKEIAGGTISSEIVDIYPEPIEDFKVEITYANVTRLIGKDLGVEMIKNILTSLEIKIENETETGLSLLVPPYRVDVKREADVIEEILRIYGYNNIEIPTLVNSSLQTAEKPNKDKVRNLAAEMLTAQGFNEIWSNSLTKASYYEGLKDYKEEQTVKMLNPLSADLNGMRQTLLFGGLESIAYNANRQNKNLKFYEFGNTYFYKGTELKDKPANNYWEEEHLALFITGNKEAESWAVQEQGTSFYVLKSYAENIMKRLGFKSDVMQISETENELYSEGLAYSLNNKVILELGIVAGKWLKKFGIENPVYYADFDWGRMLVELKKHKVTFEELPKFQAVRRDLALLIDKSVKFSQIKESAFKMERKLLRDVDLFDVYEGKGVPAGKKSYAVSFILRDDNKTLNDKQIDKTMQRFIAAFAREFDAELR